One part of the Arabidopsis thaliana chromosome 4, partial sequence genome encodes these proteins:
- a CDS encoding SH3 domain-containing protein (SH3 domain-containing protein; FUNCTIONS IN: molecular_function unknown; INVOLVED IN: biological_process unknown; LOCATED IN: mitochondrion; CONTAINS InterPro DOMAIN/s: Neutrophil cytosol factor 2 p67phox (InterPro:IPR000108), Src homology-3 domain (InterPro:IPR001452); BEST Arabidopsis thaliana protein match is: SH3 domain-containing protein (TAIR:AT4G34660.2); Has 201 Blast hits to 201 proteins in 38 species: Archae - 0; Bacteria - 0; Metazoa - 46; Fungi - 4; Plants - 138; Viruses - 0; Other Eukaryotes - 13 (source: NCBI BLink).): MVSRYPIGGFAFHRHQFHLLLRHLGIFSQKERNFLQVDDEGGWIVVPLTTIIVFTKTLMMAECCEECCEQMEEDAYSEWLREANDGVNASQMHNGTSDAMGYFLGEVMFPYQADSDFELSLSVGDYVVIREVVSSVWAEGECKGNAGWFTYIYIERRDRVFATKVIEVF, translated from the exons ATGGTGTCTCGTTATCCAATTGGTGGTTTCGCTTTCCATAGGCACCAGTTTCATCTACTTCTACGACATTTGGGAATCTTCTCTCAAAAAGAACGTAACTTTCTTCAAGTTGACGATGAGG GGGGTTGGATAGTCGTCCCATTAACTACAATAATCGTTTTCACTAAGACTCTTATGATGGCCGAGTGTTGCGAGGAGTGTTGTGAGCAAATGGAAGAAGACGCTTATTCGGAATGGCTCCGTG AAGCCAATGATGGAGTCAATGCTTCTCAAATGCATAATGGAACATCAGACGCCATGGGATATTTCTTAGGAGAG GTCATGTTTCCATATCAAGCTGATTCAGATTTTGAGCTCAGCTTATCAGTTGGAGACTATGTTGTTATCAGAGAG GTAGTGAGTAGCGTGTGGGCAGAAGGAGAATGTAAAGGCAACGCGGGTTGGTTTACTTACATCTACATCGAAAGAAGGGATCGTGTCTTCGCAACTAAGGTCATCGAGGTCTTCTAG
- the GH9B18 gene encoding glycosyl hydrolase 9B18 — protein sequence MKLHLHPLSLVFFFFFFFFRPTMSSNQHDYSDALSKSILFFEGQRSGYLPNDQRMTWRRNSGLSDGWTHNIDLTGGYYDAGDNVKFNFPMAFTTTMLAWSVIEFGEFMPSSELRNSLVALRWSSNYLLKSVSQLPNRIFVQVGDPIADHNCWERPEDMDTPRTAYAVNAPNPASEVAGETTAALSAASIAFRSSDPGYSQTLLQNAVKTFQFADMYRGAYSSNDDIKNDVCPFYCDFNGFQDELLWGAAWLRKATGDESYLNYIESNREPFGANDNVDEFGWDNKVGGLNVLVSKEVIEGNMYNLEAYKASAESFMCSLVPESSGPHVEYTSAGLLYKPGGSQLQHATTISFLLLVYAQYLSRSSLSLNCGTLTVPPDYLRRLAKKQQN from the exons ATGAAATTACATTTACACCCTCTCTcacttgtcttcttctttttcttcttcttcttccgacCGACAATGTCGTCGAACCAGCACGATTACTCCGACGCACTCTCAAAATCAATTCTCTTCTTCGAAGGCCAGCGCTCCGGTTACCTCCCAAACGACCAGCGTATGACCTGGCGCCGTAACTCCGGTCTGAGCGACGGTTGGACACACAACATCGATTTAACCGGCGGTTATTACGACGCCGGAGACAACGTCAAATTCAATTTCCCGATGGCTTTCACCACCACAATGCTCGCCTGGAGCGTAATTGAGTTCGGCGAATTCATGCCTTCGTCGGAGCTACGTAACTCTCTCGTGGCTCTCCGGTGGAGCTCTAATTACCTCCTCAAATCCGTTTCACAGCTACCTAACCGGATCTTCGTCCAG GTAGGTGATCCGATAGCAGATCATAATTGCTGGGAAAGACCAGAAGACATGGATACACCACGGACTGCTTACGCCGTTAATGCCCCGAATCCGGCTTCTGAAGTTGCCGGAGAAACTACGGCGGCCCTCTCAGCTGCTTCGATTGCTTTCCGATCATCGGATCCAGGATACTCTCAAACATTGCTCCAAAATGCTGTCAAAACTTTTCAGTTCGCTGATATGTATCGCGGTGCTTATAGCAGCAATGACGATATCAAAAATGATGTGTGTCCTTTCTACTGCGATTTCAACGGATTTCAG GATGAGTTATTGTGGGGAGCAGCTTGGCTAAGAAAAGCGACTGGTGATGAAAGCTACCTTAATTACATAGAGAGTAACCGTGAACCGTTTGGTGCTAACGATAACGTAGACGAATTTGGCTGGGACAACAAAGTTGGTGGACTTAATGTTCTCGTTTCGAAG GAAGTTATTGAAGGAAATATGTACAACTTAGAGGCGTACAAGGCATCAGCAGAGAGCTTCATGTGTAGTCTGGTCCCGGAATCTTCGGGACCGCATGTTGAGTATACTTCCGCTGGTCTACTTTACAAGCCCGGCGGTAGCCAGCTCCAACATGCGACCACCATATCTTTCCTCCTCCTCGTATACGCTCAATATCTTTCAAGAAGCTCTCTCTCCCTCAATTGCGGCACCCTTACCGTCCCTCCTGATTATCTCCGCCGTCTTGCCAAGAAACAG CAAAACTAA
- the EDS5 gene encoding MATE efflux family protein (ENHANCED DISEASE SUSCEPTIBILITY 5 (EDS5); FUNCTIONS IN: antiporter activity, drug transmembrane transporter activity, transporter activity; INVOLVED IN: salicylic acid biosynthetic process, negative regulation of defense response, defense response, response to nematode; LOCATED IN: mitochondrion, plastid, membrane; EXPRESSED IN: 23 plant structures; EXPRESSED DURING: 10 growth stages; CONTAINS InterPro DOMAIN/s: Multi antimicrobial extrusion protein MatE (InterPro:IPR002528); BEST Arabidopsis thaliana protein match is: MATE efflux family protein (TAIR:AT2G21340.1); Has 8328 Blast hits to 8315 proteins in 1724 species: Archae - 197; Bacteria - 6988; Metazoa - 52; Fungi - 30; Plants - 376; Viruses - 0; Other Eukaryotes - 685 (source: NCBI BLink).) translates to MLIKSQRLTLFSPLLSKTRRIPVNSHQTLVAESVITRRTLGAITATPSFHKNPVVIRRRIKLERVTRNCVRIDREIDEEEEEEEKERGDLVKQSIWEQMKEIVKFTGPAMGMWICGPLMSLIDTVVIGQGSSIELAALGPGTVLCDHMSYVFMFLSVATSNMVATSLAKQDKKEAQHQISVLLFIGLVCGLMMLLLTRLFGPWAVTAFTRGKNIEIVPAANKYIQIRGLAWPFILVGLVAQSASLGMKNSWGPLKALAAATIINGLGDTILCLFLGQGIAGAAWATTASQIVSAYMMMDSLNKEGYNAYSFAIPSPQELWKISALAAPVFISIFSKIAFYSFIIYCATSMGTHVLAAHQVMAQTYRMCNVWGEPLSQTAQSFMPEMLYGANRNLPKARTLLKSLMIIGATLGLVLGVIGTAVPGLFPGVYTHDKVIISEMHRLLIPFFMALSALPMTVSLEGTLLAGRDLKFVSSVMSSSFIIGCLTLMFVTRSGYGLLGCWFVLVGFQWGRFGLYLRRLLSPGGILNSDGPSPYTVEKIKSI, encoded by the exons atgcTAATCAAATCCCAAAGATTGACtcttttctctcctctcttgtCCAAAACAAGACGGATCCCGGTTAACTCCCACCAAACACTGGTCGCAGAATCGGTGATAACTCGGAGAACACTCGGTGCGATCACCGCAACTCCGAGTTTTCATAAAAATCCGGTGGTGATTCGACGGAGGATCAAATTAGAGAGAGTTACGAGGAACTGCGTCAGAATTGATCGGGAAatcgacgaagaagaagaagaagaggagaaggagagagggGATCTGGTGAAACAGAGCATATGGGAACAGATGAAAGAGATAGTGAAGTTCACAGGTCCGGCGATGGGGATGTGGATTTGTGGACCGTTGATGAGTCTCATCGACACGGTCGTCATCGGCCAAGGAAGCTCCATCGAACTCGCTGCTCTTG GACCGGGAACAGTACTATGCGACCACATGAGTTATGTCTTCATGTTCCTCTCCGTGGCTACATCCAATATGGTTGCTACTTCTCTTGCCAAACAG GACAAGAAAGAAGCGCAACATCAAATCTCTGTTTTACTCTTTATTGGATTGGTTTGTGGACTAATGATGCTTCTGCTCACAAGATTATTCGGTCCTTGGGCTGTTACTG CTTTTACAAGGGGGAAGAACATTGAGATTGTCCCTGCAGCTAATAAGTATATTCAG ATTCGAGGCTTAGCGTGGCCGTTTATCCTTGTTGGATTGGTTGCTCAAAGTGCAAG TCTTGGAATGAAGAACTCATGGGGACCTCTTAAAGCATTAGCTGCAGCAACGATCATTAACGGTCTTGGCGATACAATCCTATGCTTGTTTCTTGGACAAGGTATCGCTGGAGCTGCTTGGGCAACAACTGCTTCACAG ATTGTTTCGGCTTATATGATGATGGATTCTCTGAACAAAGAAGGCTACAATGCTTACTCTTTTGCGATCCCTTCACCGCAAGAACTATGGAAGATCTCTGCACTCGCTGCACCTGTTTTTATCTCCATTTTCTCCAAGATTGCTTTCTACTCTTTCATAATTTACTGTGCTACTTCCATGGGAACTCACGTTTTAGCCGCTCATCAG GTGATGGCTCAGACGTATAGGATGTGCAATGTATGGGGTGAGCCACTCTCTCAAACGGCTCAGTCATTTATGCCAGAGATGTTATATGGTGCGAACCGTAATCTTCCCAAGGCTAGAACGTTGCTTAAGTCCCTGATGATTATTGGAGCCACGCTTGGATTAGTCTTGGGAGTTATCGGAACAGCGGTTCCAGGCCTGTTTCCTGGTGTCTACACACATGATAAAGTCATCATATCCGAg ATGCATAGACTGCTTATACCTTTCTTCATGGCGTTGTCTGCATTGCCCATGACAGTATCCCTCGAGGGTACATTGCTG GCGGGACGTGATCTCAAATTCGTCAGCTCAGTGATGAGTTCAAGCTTCATAATTGGTTGTCTCACACTAATG TTCGTGACAAGAAGTGGCTATGGTTTACTCGGCTGCTGGTTCGTTCTCGTCGGATTTCAATGG GGCCGGTTTGGTCTATATCTACGACGGCTTCTTTCGCCTGGAGGCATACTTAATTCAGATGGGCCGAGTCCATACACGGTGGAGAAGATTAAATCCATTTAA
- a CDS encoding RNA-binding CRS1 / YhbY (CRM) domain protein (RNA-binding CRS1 / YhbY (CRM) domain protein; FUNCTIONS IN: RNA binding; INVOLVED IN: biological_process unknown; LOCATED IN: chloroplast; EXPRESSED IN: 22 plant structures; EXPRESSED DURING: 13 growth stages; CONTAINS InterPro DOMAIN/s: RNA-binding, CRM domain (InterPro:IPR001890); BEST Arabidopsis thaliana protein match is: RNA-binding CRS1 / YhbY (CRM) domain protein (TAIR:AT2G21350.1); Has 7808 Blast hits to 5439 proteins in 1394 species: Archae - 38; Bacteria - 2293; Metazoa - 2592; Fungi - 448; Plants - 290; Viruses - 198; Other Eukaryotes - 1949 (source: NCBI BLink).) has product MERVTASASCSSTHLIHNLLRHPKPPSPVCLFLRPFCFSASVSQSNHRNKPRFQSFSSKPLPCHSASLVVKSFSSIDEPDLEEDEESEDEDFSAEEYEYEDEEEEDEQDSGVVVSERGIEDSEASEEVSEIGDKEEKTENTKKKKSRGSALKLSIKEKKELASYAHSLGDKLKCQLVGKSGVTDSVVFSFLETLEKNELLKVKIRKTSPDELEDAVQHLEEATGSVAVGQIGRTVILYRPSPTKMKAEAKKKEVERMSITRRQKYANTRPTKPFRVFRET; this is encoded by the exons ATGGAGAGAGTGACAGCGTCAGCGTCTTGTTCATCGACTCACCTTATCCACAATCTTCTCCGACATCCCAAACCACCGTCTCCGGTCTGTCTCTTCCTCAGACCCTTTTGCTTCTCCGCTTCAGTCTCTCAATCCAATCACCGTAACAAGCCTCGATTTCAATCATTCTCCTCAAAGCCGCTTCCTTGTCATTCTGCTTCACTCGTAGTGAAATCCTTCTCTTCCATCGATGAACCAGATctcgaagaagacgaagagagcGAGGATGAAGATTTCAGCGCAGAAGAATACGAAtacgaagacgaagaagaagaagatgagcagGACAGTGGAGTGGTGGTTTCCGAGAGAGGAATTGAAGATTCGGAAGCATCTGAGGAGGTTTCGGAAATAGGAGATAAagaggagaaaacagagaatacgaagaagaagaagagtcgaGGCTCTGCTTTGAAACTGTcgataaaggagaaaaaggaATTGGCTTCTTACGCGCATAGTTTGGGTGATAAATTGAAATGTCAACTCGTCGGCAAATCTGGTGTTACTGATTCTGTCGTTTTCTCATTCCTCGAGACTCTCGAGAAGAACGAGCTCTTAAAG GTGAAAATACGCAAGACATCGCCCGATGAGCTAGAGGATGCGGTGCAGCATTTGGAGGAAGCGACTGGTTCCGTAGCAGTAGGGCAAATAGGGCGGACTGTGATATTGTATAGGCCCAGTCCCACCAAAATGAAAGCAgaggcgaagaagaaggaagttgAGAGAATGTCAATTACTAGAAGGCAGAAATACGCAAACACTAGACCCACTAAACCCTTT AGAGTATTCAGAGAGACCTGA
- a CDS encoding RNA-binding CRS1 / YhbY (CRM) domain protein (RNA-binding CRS1 / YhbY (CRM) domain protein; FUNCTIONS IN: RNA binding; INVOLVED IN: biological_process unknown; LOCATED IN: chloroplast; EXPRESSED IN: 22 plant structures; EXPRESSED DURING: 13 growth stages; CONTAINS InterPro DOMAIN/s: RNA-binding, CRM domain (InterPro:IPR001890); BEST Arabidopsis thaliana protein match is: RNA-binding CRS1 / YhbY (CRM) domain protein (TAIR:AT2G21350.1); Has 7881 Blast hits to 5506 proteins in 1409 species: Archae - 38; Bacteria - 2320; Metazoa - 2599; Fungi - 454; Plants - 297; Viruses - 197; Other Eukaryotes - 1976 (source: NCBI BLink).), giving the protein MERVTASASCSSTHLIHNLLRHPKPPSPVCLFLRPFCFSASVSQSNHRNKPRFQSFSSKPLPCHSASLVVKSFSSIDEPDLEEDEESEDEDFSAEEYEYEDEEEEDEQDSGVVVSERGIEDSEASEEVSEIGDKEEKTENTKKKKSRGSALKLSIKEKKELASYAHSLGDKLKCQLVGKSGVTDSVVFSFLETLEKNELLKVKIRKTSPDELEDAVQHLEEATGSVAVGQIGRTVILYRPSPTKMKAEAKKKEVERMSITRRQKYANTRPTKPFRREYSERPDGRGRRGGSRVPTA; this is encoded by the exons ATGGAGAGAGTGACAGCGTCAGCGTCTTGTTCATCGACTCACCTTATCCACAATCTTCTCCGACATCCCAAACCACCGTCTCCGGTCTGTCTCTTCCTCAGACCCTTTTGCTTCTCCGCTTCAGTCTCTCAATCCAATCACCGTAACAAGCCTCGATTTCAATCATTCTCCTCAAAGCCGCTTCCTTGTCATTCTGCTTCACTCGTAGTGAAATCCTTCTCTTCCATCGATGAACCAGATctcgaagaagacgaagagagcGAGGATGAAGATTTCAGCGCAGAAGAATACGAAtacgaagacgaagaagaagaagatgagcagGACAGTGGAGTGGTGGTTTCCGAGAGAGGAATTGAAGATTCGGAAGCATCTGAGGAGGTTTCGGAAATAGGAGATAAagaggagaaaacagagaatacgaagaagaagaagagtcgaGGCTCTGCTTTGAAACTGTcgataaaggagaaaaaggaATTGGCTTCTTACGCGCATAGTTTGGGTGATAAATTGAAATGTCAACTCGTCGGCAAATCTGGTGTTACTGATTCTGTCGTTTTCTCATTCCTCGAGACTCTCGAGAAGAACGAGCTCTTAAAG GTGAAAATACGCAAGACATCGCCCGATGAGCTAGAGGATGCGGTGCAGCATTTGGAGGAAGCGACTGGTTCCGTAGCAGTAGGGCAAATAGGGCGGACTGTGATATTGTATAGGCCCAGTCCCACCAAAATGAAAGCAgaggcgaagaagaaggaagttgAGAGAATGTCAATTACTAGAAGGCAGAAATACGCAAACACTAGACCCACTAAACCCTTT AGAAGAGAGTATTCAGAGAGACCTGATGGACGTGGACGCAGAGGCGGAAGTAGAGTTCCAACGGCTTAA
- the GH9B18 gene encoding glycosyl hydrolase 9B18 (glycosyl hydrolase 9B18 (GH9B18); FUNCTIONS IN: hydrolase activity, hydrolyzing O-glycosyl compounds, catalytic activity; INVOLVED IN: carbohydrate metabolic process; LOCATED IN: endomembrane system; EXPRESSED IN: 16 plant structures; EXPRESSED DURING: 8 growth stages; CONTAINS InterPro DOMAIN/s: Six-hairpin glycosidase (InterPro:IPR012341), Glycoside hydrolase, family 9, active site (InterPro:IPR018221), Six-hairpin glycosidase-like (InterPro:IPR008928), Glycoside hydrolase, family 9 (InterPro:IPR001701); BEST Arabidopsis thaliana protein match is: glycosyl hydrolase 9B17 (TAIR:AT4G39000.1); Has 30201 Blast hits to 17322 proteins in 780 species: Archae - 12; Bacteria - 1396; Metazoa - 17338; Fungi - 3422; Plants - 5037; Viruses - 0; Other Eukaryotes - 2996 (source: NCBI BLink).), giving the protein MKLHLHPLSLVFFFFFFFFRPTMSSNQHDYSDALSKSILFFEGQRSGYLPNDQRMTWRRNSGLSDGWTHNIDLTGGYYDAGDNVKFNFPMAFTTTMLAWSVIEFGEFMPSSELRNSLVALRWSSNYLLKSVSQLPNRIFVQVGDPIADHNCWERPEDMDTPRTAYAVNAPNPASEVAGETTAALSAASIAFRSSDPGYSQTLLQNAVKTFQFADMYRGAYSSNDDIKNDVCPFYCDFNGFQDELLWGAAWLRKATGDESYLNYIESNREPFGANDNVDEFGWDNKVGGLNVLVSKEVIEGNMYNLEAYKASAESFMCSLVPESSGPHVEYTSAGLLYKPGGSQLQHATTISFLLLVYAQYLSRSSLSLNCGTLTVPPDYLRRLAKKQVDYILGNNPMGLSYMVGYGERYPKRIHHRGSSLPSIVDHPEAIRCKDGSVYFNSTEPNPNVLIGAVVGGPGEDDMYDDDRSDFRKSEPTTYINAPFVGVLAYFAANPGSS; this is encoded by the exons ATGAAATTACATTTACACCCTCTCTcacttgtcttcttctttttcttcttcttcttccgacCGACAATGTCGTCGAACCAGCACGATTACTCCGACGCACTCTCAAAATCAATTCTCTTCTTCGAAGGCCAGCGCTCCGGTTACCTCCCAAACGACCAGCGTATGACCTGGCGCCGTAACTCCGGTCTGAGCGACGGTTGGACACACAACATCGATTTAACCGGCGGTTATTACGACGCCGGAGACAACGTCAAATTCAATTTCCCGATGGCTTTCACCACCACAATGCTCGCCTGGAGCGTAATTGAGTTCGGCGAATTCATGCCTTCGTCGGAGCTACGTAACTCTCTCGTGGCTCTCCGGTGGAGCTCTAATTACCTCCTCAAATCCGTTTCACAGCTACCTAACCGGATCTTCGTCCAG GTAGGTGATCCGATAGCAGATCATAATTGCTGGGAAAGACCAGAAGACATGGATACACCACGGACTGCTTACGCCGTTAATGCCCCGAATCCGGCTTCTGAAGTTGCCGGAGAAACTACGGCGGCCCTCTCAGCTGCTTCGATTGCTTTCCGATCATCGGATCCAGGATACTCTCAAACATTGCTCCAAAATGCTGTCAAAACTTTTCAGTTCGCTGATATGTATCGCGGTGCTTATAGCAGCAATGACGATATCAAAAATGATGTGTGTCCTTTCTACTGCGATTTCAACGGATTTCAG GATGAGTTATTGTGGGGAGCAGCTTGGCTAAGAAAAGCGACTGGTGATGAAAGCTACCTTAATTACATAGAGAGTAACCGTGAACCGTTTGGTGCTAACGATAACGTAGACGAATTTGGCTGGGACAACAAAGTTGGTGGACTTAATGTTCTCGTTTCGAAG GAAGTTATTGAAGGAAATATGTACAACTTAGAGGCGTACAAGGCATCAGCAGAGAGCTTCATGTGTAGTCTGGTCCCGGAATCTTCGGGACCGCATGTTGAGTATACTTCCGCTGGTCTACTTTACAAGCCCGGCGGTAGCCAGCTCCAACATGCGACCACCATATCTTTCCTCCTCCTCGTATACGCTCAATATCTTTCAAGAAGCTCTCTCTCCCTCAATTGCGGCACCCTTACCGTCCCTCCTGATTATCTCCGCCGTCTTGCCAAGAAACAG GTGGACTATATATTGGGGAATAATCCGATGGGATTATCGTACATGGTCGGATACGGAGAGAGATATCCAAAGAGGATCCATCACCGTGGCTCATCATTGCCATCGATTGTGGACCATCCAGAAGCCATCAGATGCAAAGACGGGTCGGTTTATTTCAATTCTACCGAACCGAACCCGAACGTTTTGATTGGAGCGGTGGTGGGTGGGCCCGGAGAGGACGATATGTACGATGATGATCGGTCCGATTTCCGCAAGTCCGAGCCCACTACTTACATCAATGCTCCTTTCGTTGGCGTTTTGGCGTACTTTGCAGCCAATCCTGGTTCTAGCTAA